A window from Opitutia bacterium ISCC 52 encodes these proteins:
- a CDS encoding pectate lyase — MKPLILLILFLSTTSFTAFADLKRDATRAVEDGIRFFQTTSIEGGYVWYVTPDFDERWGEGPTDDQTIEVQPPGTPTVGMTFMRAYDVTKYNTAMRAAKAAAEALIGGQNNLGGWGHTIHFDKPAPLLASFDDNQTQSALSFLMAFEQKFVDDIALSAVEKGLNLMTTSQLANGGWPHMFPRQGNYHDYATFNDHGINDCIRVMIEADEFYANAQIRGSLHRAAQFIMRSQQAPPQPGWAQQYNEFMQPAWARSFEPPSLSPAVTVNNLDTLWILRST, encoded by the coding sequence ATGAAACCGCTTATCCTGCTTATCCTATTTCTGTCTACGACTTCGTTTACTGCATTTGCAGACCTCAAGCGCGATGCCACGCGCGCGGTAGAAGACGGCATTCGTTTCTTTCAAACCACCAGCATTGAGGGTGGCTATGTTTGGTATGTGACTCCGGACTTTGACGAGCGTTGGGGGGAAGGCCCCACCGATGATCAGACGATCGAAGTTCAGCCACCCGGCACACCCACCGTTGGGATGACATTTATGCGTGCTTACGATGTGACCAAATACAACACGGCCATGCGTGCAGCTAAAGCGGCTGCCGAGGCACTCATTGGTGGTCAGAATAATCTAGGTGGTTGGGGCCATACTATTCATTTCGATAAGCCGGCACCTTTGTTGGCGAGTTTTGACGACAATCAAACTCAGTCGGCCTTGAGTTTTCTCATGGCTTTTGAGCAAAAGTTTGTCGACGACATTGCCCTTTCAGCCGTTGAAAAAGGGCTTAACTTAATGACCACTTCCCAGCTTGCGAATGGCGGTTGGCCGCACATGTTTCCACGGCAGGGAAATTATCATGACTATGCGACTTTCAATGATCATGGAATTAACGATTGTATCCGGGTGATGATCGAAGCTGATGAATTCTACGCCAACGCGCAGATCCGGGGCAGTCTGCATCGAGCCGCTCAGTTTATAATGCGTTCTCAGCAAGCACCGCCTCAGCCAGGATGGGCGCAACAGTACAACGAATTTATGCAACCTGCTTGGGCCAGAAGTTTTGAGCCCCCTTCTTTGAGCCCTGCAGTGACGGTAAACAACCTCGACACTTTATGGATCTTGCGGTCTACCTGA
- a CDS encoding insulinase family protein has protein sequence MKRLLGSTSLLGLALCIASSLFAQPDQELPLDPAITYGKLENGLTYYIRENAEPKNRANFRLVVNAGSILEKESTRGLAHFLEHMAFNGTENFEKLELVEYLESIGMRFGADLNAYTSFDETVYILELPMDDEEILAQGFQILEDWAHQITFDEEEIEKERGVILEERRLRLGARNRIQDKQIPVLFHNSMYAERIPIGTVEAIESVTRDDFVEFYKDFYRPDLMAIVAVGDFETETIKGLIEKHFAHLTNPEDAPDRPSFEVPGHQETLFSIETDHELSSTSVSIAYKTDKSHMITEGDYRKMLGESLYTSMLNARLRERAQEKEPPYLGASTGKGSFVRAVDMVQQGVAVEEGKFAEGLKALLVENKRARVDGFTQAELGRAKVNMMRGMERAFKEKDQRRSSRHSSELASHFLEKETAPGIEYELELTKKFLPTLSLAEVSDIGDNWMTTENRIILYTASEKEGVYVPSQEEILAVIKDAEAATIEAYQEADLSSPLMKQEPTPGSIVSESYHESVDVTDWQLSNGIRVVLKPTDFKKDQVSFSAFSPGGHSLASDEDFVSASSADSVIAGSGIGDYKSRDLRKKLAGIRAQARPSIGELYENMSGSASPEDLETLFQLTHLRFTEPRTDEEIFSAMLTQMRASVKNRLNNPNAVFGDAVEKKLYNNHPRHQPFNEAYINAQDLEESLEFYEDRYKDAGDFTFIFVGAFDLKVIRPLVEKYLASLPTMGRKESWKDIDDDKITGQNEVIVRKGIEPKSSVRVSFYGSTEWSYYDQYLLSAMIDVLKIPMREALREDKGGVYGVSVGGGMSRYPTGEFSTGISFGCDPERVDELLQTALDVVAKFQTEGPDPEDLDSVKEMHMRGIETSLRENRFWMSALGTYTKNGIDFDAVNQRVARTESLTAEKIRQAAIKYFDDSNRFISKLLPEVEASEATQ, from the coding sequence ATGAAACGTCTACTCGGAAGCACATCCCTCCTAGGACTGGCACTTTGCATAGCCTCTAGCCTGTTTGCCCAACCCGACCAGGAGTTGCCTCTCGACCCGGCTATCACCTACGGCAAACTTGAAAATGGTCTGACCTATTACATTCGGGAGAACGCTGAACCGAAAAACCGGGCCAATTTCCGGCTCGTCGTGAACGCTGGATCAATTTTGGAGAAGGAAAGTACCCGTGGACTCGCCCACTTTCTCGAACACATGGCCTTCAATGGTACCGAGAACTTTGAGAAGCTAGAACTGGTGGAATACCTTGAGAGCATCGGCATGCGCTTCGGAGCCGATCTCAACGCTTACACTTCCTTCGATGAAACCGTCTACATACTGGAGCTACCCATGGACGATGAAGAGATCCTGGCTCAAGGATTTCAAATACTGGAAGACTGGGCACACCAGATCACCTTTGACGAAGAAGAGATCGAAAAGGAGCGCGGGGTCATCTTGGAGGAACGTCGCCTTCGACTGGGCGCACGCAATCGTATCCAGGATAAGCAAATCCCGGTTTTGTTTCACAATTCCATGTATGCAGAGCGGATCCCGATCGGCACAGTTGAAGCCATCGAATCTGTGACCAGGGATGACTTTGTAGAGTTTTATAAAGACTTCTATCGTCCTGATCTCATGGCAATTGTGGCGGTGGGCGATTTTGAAACAGAAACCATCAAAGGCCTGATCGAGAAACACTTTGCTCATCTGACGAACCCGGAAGATGCTCCTGATCGACCGAGCTTTGAGGTCCCGGGTCACCAGGAAACTCTATTCTCTATCGAAACGGATCACGAGTTATCCAGCACCTCTGTTAGCATTGCCTACAAGACGGATAAGAGCCACATGATCACCGAAGGCGACTATCGGAAAATGTTGGGGGAGTCACTCTACACCAGCATGCTGAACGCACGACTTCGTGAACGCGCCCAGGAAAAAGAGCCACCCTATCTTGGAGCATCCACAGGCAAGGGGAGCTTCGTGCGAGCCGTGGATATGGTTCAGCAAGGAGTGGCCGTCGAAGAAGGAAAATTTGCCGAAGGCCTTAAAGCCCTGCTGGTTGAAAACAAGCGAGCGCGGGTGGATGGATTCACCCAAGCAGAACTGGGTCGAGCCAAAGTCAACATGATGCGCGGCATGGAACGGGCATTTAAAGAAAAGGACCAACGGCGATCCAGTCGTCACTCAAGTGAATTGGCCTCGCACTTCCTTGAAAAGGAAACCGCTCCAGGCATTGAATATGAACTTGAGCTGACCAAGAAGTTCCTCCCCACCCTGTCGCTAGCAGAGGTCTCAGACATCGGAGACAACTGGATGACGACTGAAAATCGAATCATTCTATACACCGCTTCTGAGAAAGAAGGGGTCTATGTCCCAAGTCAGGAAGAAATCCTTGCTGTGATTAAGGATGCGGAAGCTGCAACCATTGAAGCCTACCAAGAAGCGGATCTTTCGAGTCCATTGATGAAACAAGAACCGACGCCAGGTTCGATCGTTTCCGAAAGCTACCATGAGTCGGTCGATGTAACCGATTGGCAACTTTCCAACGGCATTCGAGTGGTTTTAAAACCCACCGATTTCAAGAAAGACCAGGTCAGCTTCTCAGCCTTTAGTCCAGGAGGGCACAGCCTCGCTTCCGATGAGGATTTCGTTTCAGCATCCAGTGCGGATAGCGTTATAGCAGGTAGCGGAATTGGAGATTACAAGTCACGTGACCTTCGCAAGAAGTTGGCTGGAATTCGCGCACAGGCACGCCCATCTATTGGAGAACTCTATGAGAATATGTCGGGCAGTGCCTCCCCAGAAGATTTGGAAACGTTGTTCCAACTGACGCACTTACGTTTCACCGAACCTCGGACTGACGAAGAGATTTTTAGCGCCATGCTCACCCAAATGAGGGCCTCGGTTAAGAACCGTTTGAATAATCCCAATGCTGTGTTCGGTGACGCCGTTGAAAAGAAACTCTACAATAATCATCCACGTCATCAGCCTTTCAACGAAGCGTACATCAATGCACAGGACCTGGAAGAGTCTTTAGAGTTTTATGAAGACCGATATAAAGACGCGGGTGACTTCACCTTTATTTTCGTTGGTGCCTTCGACTTGAAGGTCATCCGGCCCCTGGTCGAAAAATACCTTGCCAGCTTGCCCACTATGGGTCGAAAAGAAAGCTGGAAGGATATTGATGACGACAAGATCACCGGGCAAAACGAGGTGATCGTTCGCAAAGGTATCGAACCCAAAAGTTCGGTGCGCGTCAGCTTCTATGGTTCTACTGAATGGAGCTACTACGATCAGTATCTATTGAGTGCGATGATTGATGTGTTGAAAATTCCAATGCGGGAAGCACTTCGCGAAGACAAAGGCGGCGTCTACGGCGTAAGCGTTGGTGGAGGCATGAGCCGCTACCCGACCGGGGAATTTTCGACCGGCATCAGCTTTGGCTGCGATCCAGAACGCGTAGACGAGCTCCTTCAAACGGCATTGGATGTCGTTGCAAAATTTCAAACAGAGGGTCCCGATCCAGAGGATCTCGATTCCGTAAAGGAAATGCACATGCGAGGCATCGAAACCAGTTTACGCGAAAACCGATTCTGGATGTCGGCTCTTGGGACTTATACCAAGAACGGTATCGACTTCGATGCGGTCAATCAGCGGGTAGCACGAACCGAATCATTAACTGCTGAAAAAATACGCCAGGCGGCAATCAAGTATTTCGATGATAGCAATCGGTTCATTTCGAAGTTGTTGCCGGAAGTTGAGGCAAGCGAGGCGACACAGTAG
- a CDS encoding DUF5069 domain-containing protein has product MNKFVPLISSRSTGRLGIVHLPRLWQKMLLASKDRLNDDYKSGVGGLDGWLLDTLGLEYEATAAFFAKAAPTYLDFEAWIKQNAPAEKLTSEAIHTFNQEVLAFHKPEPERNVMLERAGLPVDDTIWPAVDLNDQDDWVGFHQEIVQDNQN; this is encoded by the coding sequence ATGAATAAATTCGTACCACTCATCAGCAGCCGTTCCACCGGCCGCCTCGGCATCGTCCATTTACCCAGGCTGTGGCAGAAGATGCTCCTCGCCTCCAAGGACCGGCTGAACGACGACTATAAATCTGGCGTCGGAGGCCTCGATGGGTGGCTACTGGACACTCTCGGGCTGGAGTATGAAGCGACGGCTGCGTTCTTCGCCAAAGCGGCGCCCACCTACCTGGATTTTGAAGCCTGGATAAAACAAAATGCGCCCGCCGAGAAATTGACCTCGGAAGCAATCCATACCTTCAACCAGGAAGTTCTAGCCTTCCACAAACCGGAACCTGAGCGCAACGTCATGCTGGAGCGCGCCGGTCTGCCCGTCGATGACACCATCTGGCCGGCAGTCGACTTGAATGATCAGGACGACTGGGTTGGTTTCCACCAGGAGATCGTTCAAGATAACCAGAATTAG
- a CDS encoding c-type cytochrome, whose protein sequence is MKKILTILGLLYVLSVPLFSADLYVPYNTQAPGEEPLPPEDAAAAMSLPEGFSATLFAGEPDVRQPIAMETDDRGRLWVAESYSYKEWEMKGEDRVLVFEDTDSDGRFDSRKIFYDKATHLSGMTVGFGGVWICNSPNLEFIPDRDGDDVPDGPPEIVLDGFTMQANHNFFNGLSWGLDGWLYGRHGITASSLVGKPGTPVGERVDVSCGIWRLHPVTREFEIVVRGTTNPWGLDWNDMGEMFMTGNVNGHLWHVVPGAYYPRMHGQGSAAHVYDRIPLTADHLHHEGKWTDRRKFRDNAEGLTDLMGGGHTHCGAMVYLGDNWPEKYRDTIFMSNTHGRRINNDILQRTGSGYAATHSNDFMIANHPWYKGVTQIYGPDGAVYMSDWTDIGECHDNDGVHRTSGRIYKVVYGDVKNPGSIDLAKQTSLELAAYQLHKNDWYVRHARRLLQERYVAGDDIGDARKELMRMLDSGDYEADRELRFIWALNSSGGVGEKRLTSLLDHRNEHVRSWAVRLIGEGGLPTKSQFNKIRKLASNGESRLVRMYVASTFPRFSENQQWTLAEDLLSDFGYASDQNLPYMIWYALLPLVEADPVRALGFLAHCADPQVYKNIVRRIASDFDLNANLMPQLVEAISATLDRGNQLQARAGVKGIWEALHGLKKLQAPANWNLLADSNDAGVLAEAIGLEPVFDQDASMTDRDWLALLDNQSRRNQAIRELAAFDDPKIAGIILRPYRRYLTDDRQATMATLSSRASFAGPLLQAMKNGTVLQKDLSAFHARQIYNLGDKRLNKLLSEVWGQLRQSPKEKQSQIKAWEKKLTPQVLAKANIANGKSLFKASCSSCHALFGEGGDLGPHLDGSDRQNLYYVLENLIDPSAVLPQDYRMNVITLKDGRVLSGNITAQSRHTITIAGLDSVEVIPVSEVVKQEQFEQSTMPEGLLQTMSQQDVVDLIAYLQQ, encoded by the coding sequence ATGAAAAAAATCCTTACAATTCTCGGACTCCTCTACGTGCTTTCAGTTCCCCTGTTTTCGGCCGACCTCTATGTTCCTTACAATACGCAGGCCCCTGGTGAGGAGCCATTGCCTCCTGAAGACGCGGCGGCGGCTATGTCCTTGCCTGAAGGGTTTTCGGCTACTCTGTTTGCCGGTGAACCAGATGTGCGGCAACCCATCGCCATGGAAACGGATGATCGTGGACGGCTTTGGGTGGCTGAGTCTTATTCTTATAAGGAATGGGAGATGAAAGGGGAAGATCGGGTGTTGGTTTTTGAAGATACGGACAGTGATGGCCGATTTGATTCACGAAAGATTTTTTATGACAAAGCCACCCACCTGTCTGGCATGACGGTCGGCTTTGGTGGGGTGTGGATCTGTAACTCGCCCAACTTGGAGTTTATCCCGGATCGAGATGGGGATGACGTTCCGGATGGACCGCCCGAGATCGTGCTCGATGGATTTACTATGCAGGCCAACCACAACTTTTTTAACGGCCTGAGCTGGGGTTTAGATGGTTGGCTCTATGGCCGCCATGGCATCACGGCTTCGTCCTTGGTTGGCAAACCAGGCACGCCAGTGGGTGAGCGAGTCGATGTCAGTTGCGGTATCTGGCGTTTGCATCCCGTCACGCGTGAATTTGAAATCGTCGTCCGTGGTACCACCAATCCTTGGGGACTCGATTGGAACGATATGGGTGAGATGTTCATGACCGGAAACGTAAATGGTCATCTTTGGCATGTGGTCCCTGGGGCTTACTATCCACGCATGCACGGCCAAGGTTCTGCGGCGCATGTCTATGACCGCATACCTCTAACTGCCGATCACCTTCATCATGAAGGTAAATGGACGGACCGAAGAAAGTTTCGTGACAATGCCGAAGGTCTAACCGACCTCATGGGTGGCGGGCATACTCACTGCGGAGCTATGGTATACCTTGGGGACAATTGGCCTGAGAAATACCGCGACACTATTTTTATGAGTAACACCCATGGCCGGCGCATCAATAACGACATCCTGCAGCGGACAGGATCGGGGTATGCGGCCACGCACAGCAATGACTTCATGATCGCCAACCATCCCTGGTATAAAGGAGTCACTCAAATCTATGGACCTGATGGAGCTGTGTATATGTCCGACTGGACCGACATCGGCGAGTGTCATGACAACGATGGCGTCCATCGCACCAGTGGTCGGATTTACAAAGTCGTCTATGGCGATGTGAAAAATCCAGGTTCGATTGACCTGGCCAAACAAACCAGCCTCGAATTGGCGGCGTATCAACTTCACAAGAACGATTGGTATGTGCGCCATGCGCGTCGTCTTTTGCAGGAGCGCTATGTTGCTGGTGATGATATCGGTGATGCCCGCAAGGAGTTGATGCGTATGCTCGATTCGGGTGACTATGAAGCCGATCGGGAGCTTCGGTTTATCTGGGCATTAAATAGTAGCGGTGGAGTCGGGGAAAAACGATTAACCTCACTTCTTGATCACAGAAATGAACACGTCCGCAGCTGGGCCGTTCGATTGATCGGTGAGGGAGGCCTGCCTACTAAGTCTCAGTTTAATAAGATTCGTAAGCTGGCCAGTAATGGTGAGTCGCGGTTGGTGCGTATGTATGTGGCTTCGACCTTTCCACGCTTTTCTGAGAATCAGCAATGGACTCTGGCGGAAGACCTGTTGTCGGATTTTGGATACGCATCCGACCAAAACCTCCCCTACATGATTTGGTATGCACTGCTTCCCCTGGTGGAAGCCGATCCTGTTCGAGCGCTTGGCTTTCTAGCCCATTGCGCCGATCCTCAAGTCTATAAGAATATCGTTCGCCGCATCGCCTCAGACTTTGATTTGAATGCGAATTTAATGCCGCAGTTGGTTGAGGCCATTTCTGCTACCTTAGATCGTGGGAATCAGTTGCAGGCCCGAGCAGGAGTGAAAGGCATATGGGAAGCGCTTCATGGTCTGAAAAAACTCCAAGCCCCCGCGAATTGGAATTTGTTGGCCGATTCAAATGATGCCGGCGTACTGGCTGAAGCGATCGGACTGGAGCCGGTCTTCGATCAGGATGCATCGATGACTGACAGAGACTGGCTGGCCCTGCTCGATAATCAGTCTCGTAGAAATCAGGCCATTCGTGAATTAGCTGCTTTTGACGATCCCAAGATCGCGGGAATCATCTTAAGACCCTACCGTCGTTACTTGACCGACGATCGACAGGCGACCATGGCTACGCTGAGTTCCCGCGCTTCCTTTGCTGGACCACTCCTGCAGGCCATGAAAAATGGCACTGTGTTGCAGAAAGATCTCTCGGCCTTCCATGCGCGACAGATTTACAACTTAGGTGATAAGCGCCTCAACAAACTCCTGAGTGAGGTGTGGGGGCAGCTCCGACAAAGTCCCAAAGAGAAGCAAAGCCAGATTAAGGCGTGGGAGAAAAAGCTTACACCCCAAGTGTTGGCCAAGGCTAACATCGCCAATGGTAAGTCTCTGTTCAAGGCCAGTTGCTCTTCCTGTCATGCTCTCTTCGGTGAAGGTGGTGATTTAGGTCCACACCTGGATGGTAGTGATCGCCAGAATCTCTATTATGTTTTGGAGAATCTGATCGATCCTAGTGCAGTGCTTCCGCAGGACTACCGAATGAACGTGATCACACTGAAGGATGGCCGTGTGTTAAGCGGAAATATTACCGCGCAGTCGAGACACACGATCACGATTGCTGGACTCGATAGTGTCGAAGTGATTCCGGTATCGGAAGTGGTGAAGCAAGAGCAATTCGAACAGTCCACCATGCCAGAAGGTTTGTTGCAGACCATGAGTCAACAGGATGTGGTGGATCTGATCGCTTACTTACAACAATGA
- a CDS encoding arylsulfatase — protein sequence MKNSVWIFATLSLCLASLFAGCAKPEEASRPNIVIILADDFGAGDIQSHFPGGKIPSPYLDQFTEQSMRFTNAHSGSAVCTPTRYGLLTGRYAWRTRLQEWVLASYEPPLIAEDRLTLPGFLQDQGYATACIGKWHLGWNWPGPQPSTMEEDAHLHTQHTWYYDQPIEDGPITRGFDHYFGVHLPNMPPFTFIENDRIVELPTDRFEYDPDDNRFMPRAFDDNPMAPGWRFEQILPEITKRAVRYIHEQAKEDEPFFLYFPMTSPHTPIVPSEPFVGKSGISNVADFIMETDWSAGQVIQALEDAGVAENTLVLFTSDNGHLPQGWDDLVKVGHKPSGPYRGRKAEIWEGGHRIPFLVRWPGMIEAGSINENLLSLNDIFSTCAEILGTSLGLDEAEDSLSFLSVLLGKSEEPHRDHIVGHSVGGEFSYAENGWKLIFRNEVQNRNLSRGKPRIRELYHLAEDIDESENLIEQQSDVADALEEKLRKVVARGTSREGPAQKNDTDVVIDVTQTLRWGEPLFD from the coding sequence ATGAAAAATTCAGTTTGGATTTTTGCTACATTGAGCCTTTGTTTGGCCTCTCTCTTCGCCGGCTGCGCCAAGCCAGAAGAAGCATCGCGACCCAATATAGTCATCATTCTAGCCGATGACTTTGGAGCCGGAGACATCCAATCCCATTTTCCCGGTGGCAAGATCCCGTCCCCTTATCTGGATCAATTTACGGAGCAGTCTATGCGCTTTACGAATGCTCATAGCGGATCAGCTGTATGCACACCCACGAGGTATGGGCTTCTGACGGGGCGTTACGCTTGGCGGACTCGCCTACAGGAGTGGGTGCTGGCAAGTTATGAACCACCCTTGATTGCAGAGGATCGATTAACGCTACCGGGGTTTTTGCAGGACCAGGGATATGCTACGGCCTGTATCGGGAAATGGCATTTGGGTTGGAACTGGCCGGGGCCACAACCGAGTACGATGGAAGAGGATGCTCATCTTCATACCCAGCATACTTGGTATTATGATCAGCCTATCGAGGATGGTCCGATTACCCGTGGATTTGATCACTATTTTGGTGTGCACCTTCCAAACATGCCGCCGTTTACCTTTATCGAAAACGATCGAATTGTGGAGCTGCCCACCGATCGCTTTGAGTATGATCCCGATGATAATCGTTTTATGCCACGGGCATTCGATGATAACCCGATGGCGCCAGGTTGGAGATTTGAGCAGATACTACCTGAAATTACAAAACGGGCGGTACGCTACATCCACGAACAAGCAAAGGAGGATGAACCTTTCTTTTTGTACTTTCCGATGACGAGTCCACATACCCCCATTGTTCCCAGTGAACCCTTTGTCGGGAAAAGTGGCATTTCCAATGTGGCGGACTTTATTATGGAAACCGATTGGTCGGCGGGACAAGTGATTCAGGCTTTGGAGGATGCAGGAGTCGCTGAAAATACCCTGGTACTCTTTACTTCAGACAATGGACATTTACCACAGGGCTGGGACGATTTAGTCAAAGTCGGCCACAAACCGAGTGGCCCCTACCGTGGTCGGAAAGCAGAAATTTGGGAGGGTGGTCATCGCATACCGTTCCTGGTACGTTGGCCCGGAATGATAGAAGCGGGTTCGATAAATGAAAATCTCCTGAGCTTGAATGACATTTTTTCTACTTGTGCTGAAATATTGGGTACGTCCCTAGGGCTCGACGAAGCAGAAGATAGTTTAAGCTTTCTGTCTGTGCTTTTGGGTAAGAGCGAAGAGCCACATCGAGATCATATTGTTGGGCACTCGGTGGGGGGTGAATTTTCCTATGCTGAGAACGGATGGAAACTTATATTCAGGAACGAAGTTCAGAATCGAAATCTATCCCGCGGTAAACCGCGCATTCGGGAGCTTTATCATTTGGCGGAGGATATTGACGAGTCCGAGAATCTGATTGAGCAGCAATCTGATGTAGCCGATGCATTGGAAGAGAAGCTGCGTAAAGTGGTTGCCCGAGGTACCAGTCGTGAAGGGCCAGCCCAGAAGAATGATACGGATGTCGTCATCGATGTGACACAAACTCTTCGTTGGGGAGAACCGCTTTTTGATTAA
- a CDS encoding DUF5060 domain-containing protein, whose protein sequence is MFQRYPTLLILASLVFICVGLRADYSLDGELKQWHRVTLNFDGPASSEDATPNPFLDYRLQVTFTHKDQTFSVPGYFAADGEAAETSGTAGNKWRVHFMPETAGKWEFEASFRTGKEVAISADASAGKATSFDGTRGSFTIVRSDKAAPDMRGQGKLAYVGKRYLQFQETGQYYLKSGPDSPETFLAFKDFDGTYSHNPKKQFLKDWAPHLQDWREDDPTWQGGKGKAIIGAVNYISSQRMNVIYFLTQNIIGDGQDVWPYTDYDERFRFDCSKLDQWEIVFSHMTKMGIVVHVITQETENDQLHDGGELGPERKMYYRELIARFGHHPALIWNLGEENTNTTQQQKDFADYFKATDPYKHPTALHTHTKKWEHVYGPLLGHKSLDVLSFQTRDKLRVINTQTQKWIQRSAAAGHPWVFFLDEPGIAWQGVEPDNHIPNNQAAMRKYTLWGNLMGGGAGVEWYFGYELPHSDLNCEDWRSRENMWAYSRHALDLFHKHLPFTDMLPADALTSDDRDYVLAREGDLYAVYFPEWDNNLIDLRGKSGTYSVSWYNPRTGDGPHTGEKLKELYSRRRVGSINSVEGGDWRSLGLPPYDFHEDWLVLVKKLP, encoded by the coding sequence ATGTTTCAAAGGTACCCTACTCTACTAATCTTGGCATCACTCGTATTTATTTGTGTCGGTCTTCGCGCAGACTACTCCCTCGATGGTGAATTAAAACAATGGCACCGCGTAACGCTGAACTTTGATGGACCGGCATCTTCGGAGGATGCGACGCCCAACCCCTTCCTGGATTATCGTCTGCAGGTGACGTTTACGCATAAGGATCAAACATTCTCCGTTCCTGGGTATTTTGCGGCGGACGGAGAGGCAGCCGAAACAAGTGGAACCGCCGGAAACAAATGGCGTGTGCACTTCATGCCTGAGACGGCGGGGAAATGGGAGTTCGAAGCCTCATTCAGGACGGGTAAGGAAGTAGCTATCTCTGCAGATGCATCGGCCGGCAAAGCAACCTCTTTTGATGGCACCCGAGGAAGCTTTACCATTGTAAGAAGCGACAAGGCAGCTCCAGACATGCGAGGCCAAGGTAAATTGGCCTATGTGGGAAAGCGATACCTTCAATTTCAGGAAACGGGGCAATACTACCTCAAGAGTGGACCAGACAGCCCGGAGACATTTCTCGCCTTCAAGGACTTTGATGGAACTTACTCCCACAACCCCAAGAAGCAGTTCCTAAAAGACTGGGCACCGCACTTACAAGATTGGCGGGAAGATGATCCCACTTGGCAAGGTGGTAAAGGGAAGGCTATTATCGGTGCGGTGAACTACATCAGCTCACAACGTATGAACGTGATCTACTTCCTTACTCAGAACATTATCGGAGATGGACAGGACGTGTGGCCCTACACGGACTACGATGAGCGGTTTCGATTCGATTGCAGTAAACTCGACCAATGGGAAATCGTTTTTTCCCATATGACGAAAATGGGGATCGTTGTACACGTCATCACCCAGGAAACGGAAAACGATCAGTTGCACGATGGCGGTGAACTGGGCCCGGAACGCAAAATGTACTACCGGGAACTGATTGCACGGTTTGGGCACCACCCCGCTCTCATCTGGAACCTGGGTGAAGAAAACACCAACACCACCCAGCAGCAGAAGGACTTCGCCGACTATTTCAAAGCGACCGACCCGTACAAACACCCAACCGCCTTGCACACCCATACCAAGAAGTGGGAGCACGTTTACGGGCCGTTGCTTGGGCACAAGAGCCTCGATGTCCTTTCCTTCCAGACGCGGGACAAACTACGGGTCATCAACACCCAAACTCAGAAATGGATCCAACGCTCCGCAGCAGCCGGTCATCCCTGGGTCTTCTTTCTCGATGAACCGGGAATCGCGTGGCAAGGCGTAGAGCCAGACAACCACATACCCAACAATCAGGCTGCGATGCGGAAATACACTCTGTGGGGGAACCTGATGGGTGGTGGTGCCGGCGTAGAATGGTATTTCGGATACGAGCTGCCTCACAGCGACTTGAATTGTGAGGATTGGCGGAGCCGGGAAAACATGTGGGCCTACTCGCGTCACGCGCTGGACCTGTTTCACAAGCACCTTCCTTTCACAGATATGCTACCCGCAGACGCTCTAACCTCCGATGACCGTGACTACGTGCTCGCACGAGAAGGCGACCTATATGCCGTCTACTTTCCCGAGTGGGACAACAACCTGATTGATCTTCGAGGGAAAAGTGGAACGTACTCAGTTTCCTGGTACAACCCTCGCACCGGAGATGGACCTCATACCGGTGAAAAGCTGAAGGAACTCTATTCAAGACGCCGAGTTGGGAGCATCAATTCGGTGGAGGGCGGCGATTGGAGAAGCCTTGGCTTGCCTCCCTATGATTTTCACGAAGACTGGCTGGTGCTGGTGAAAAAACTACCCTAG